From a single Peromyscus maniculatus bairdii isolate BWxNUB_F1_BW_parent chromosome 4, HU_Pman_BW_mat_3.1, whole genome shotgun sequence genomic region:
- the LOC143272743 gene encoding olfactory receptor 4F15-like → MNETNYTEVSEFVFLGLSTSRPIQHFFLAFSMVFYVAIVLGNTLVVLTVAFDPHLHSPMYFLLGNLSFIDLCLSTLTVPKMISDLYSGHNIISFQGCVFQIFVLHVLGGCEMVLLIAMAWDRYVAICKPLHYLTIMSPRTCLLLLSGAWIIGFLHSVAQLAFVVHLRFCGPNKIDSFYCDLPRFIKLACTDTYRMEFMVAANSGIISIGTFFLLIVSYILILFSVWKHSSGDLSKALSTLSAHISVVVLFFGPCIFVYMWPFPTVPVDKFLAILDFMITPILNPAIYTLRNKDMKVAMKRLSDQLLHFRKMS, encoded by the coding sequence ATGAATGAAACAAATTACACAGAGGTGTCTGAATTTGTGTTTCTGGGACTTTCAACATCTAGACCAATACAACATTTCTTCCTTGCCTTCTCTATGGTGTTTTATGTAGCCATTGTCCTGGGAAACACCCTTGTTGTGCTTACAGTGGCCTTTGACCCACATTTACATTCCCCTATGTACTTTCTTTTGGGAAACCTCTCATTCATTGATTTATGTCTTTCCACCTTAACTGTTCCCAAAATGATTTCTGACCTGTACTCTGGGCACAATATCATCTCATTCCAGGGCTGTGTCTTCCAGATATTTGTCCTTCATGTCTTAGGGGGATGTGAGATGGTGTTGCTGATAGCCATGGCCTGGGACAGATATGTGGCCATATGCAAGCCCCTCCACTACCTGACCATCATGAGCCCACGGACTTGCCTTTTGCTTCTTTCTGGTGCTTGGATCATTGGGTTCCTGCATTCAGTGGCCCAGTTAGCTTTTGTTGTCCATTTGAGATTTTGTGGTCCTAATAAGATAGATAGTTTTTACTGTGATCTTCCTAGGTTCATCAAACTGGCCTGCACAGACACCTACAGAATGGAATTCATGGTTGCTGCCAACAGTGGCATCATTTCTATTGGCAccttctttttattaattgtttcctACATTCTTATCCTGTTCTCTGTATGGAAACATTCATCAGGTGATTTGTCCAAGGCCCTCTCTACACTTTCTGCTCAcatctctgtggtggttttgttctttggaCCATGCATCTTCGTCTACATGTGGCCATTTCCTACTGTTCCAGTGGATAAGTTTCTTGCCATTCTGGACTTCATGATTACACCCATCCTGAACCCTGCCATTTACACACTGAGGAACAAAGACATGAAGGTGGCAATGAAGAGACTAAGTGATCAGCTTCTACATTTTAGGAAAATGTCCTGA
- the LOC102911188 gene encoding olfactory receptor 4K3-like, which translates to MEEVNQSEVSEFIILGLCDSWELQAFFLVIFSSLYLITILGNIFIVLIIIIDLHLHSPMYFLLANLSFIDFCLSSVTTPKMITDFLKEKKTISFGGCMCQIFFGHFFGGGEMVLLVSMAYDRYVAICKPLHYSSIMNRHMCIGLVMTSWIIGFVHSISQLVIIINLPFCGSRELDSFFCDIPLVLKLACMDIYVLEILINADSGVLAALCFILLLISYSHILITVCHHSKDGASKALSTCTAHITVVVLFFGPCIFIYLWPVSITWVDKFLAVFYAVITPLLNPAIYTLRNKEIKNAMKRLQC; encoded by the coding sequence ATGGAGGAAGTAAACCAGTCTGAGGTGTCTGAATTCATTATTCTTGGGCTTTGTGACTCTTGGGAGCTCCAGGCCTTCTTCTTAGTGATATTTTCCTCACTTTATTTAATCACCATTTTGGGCAACATATTTATTGTACTCATAATCATCATTGACCTTCATCTTCATTCCCCTATGTACTTCCTGTTGGCCAATCTCTCATTCATTGACTTCTGTCTTTCCTCAGTCACCACACCTAAGATGATCACAGACTTCCTCAAGGAAAAAAAGACTATCTCCTTTGGAGGGTGCATGTGTCAGATTTTCTTTGGACACTTCTTTGGAGGGGGTGAGATGGTACTGCTTGTGTCAATGGCTTATGACCGTTACGTGGCCATTTGTAAGCCACTCCATTACTCCAGCATCATGAACAGACATATGTGCATTGGATTAGTGATGACATCATGGATCATTGGCTTTGTGCATTCAATCAGCCAACTGGTTATAATTATAAATCTGCCCTTCTGTGGATCCCGGGAATTAGACAGTTTTTTCTGTGATATTCCATTGGTCCTCAAGTTAGCCTGCATGGATATCTATGTTCTAGAAATTTTGATAAATGCTGACAGTGGAGTACTAGCTGCTCTATGCTTCATTCTGTTGCTGATCTCCTATTCTCATATCCTGATTACTGTCTGCCATCATTCTAAGGATGGGGCATCCAAAGCTCTCTCTACTTGCACTGCTCATATCACAGTGGTGGTATTATTTTTTGGGCCCTGTATCTTCATCTATCTGTGGCCAGTTAGCATAACATGGGTGGACAAGTTTCTTGCTGTGTTTTATGCAGTCATCACACCTCTCCTGAATCCAGCAATTTACactttaagaaacaaagaaattaaaaatgctaTGAAGAGATTACAATGCTAG